Below is a window of Dromiciops gliroides isolate mDroGli1 chromosome 5, mDroGli1.pri, whole genome shotgun sequence DNA.
TTGGGCTCTCatattcctcatctctaaaataactGGGTTgtcttatgattctatgaatacaATGTCCATTCCATGCATTTTAGAGTTAAAAGATTTTTCAAGATTTAGTGTTAGATGAGTATTTTAAATGGTGCCTAAGTCTGTAAGAATGATGCTAACTTTGGTCTTGCACAGTGAGCTCTGGTTCCTTAACCAGCCTTTATGGAGGAAATTTATTAAGCTCCAGCTTCACATGTAAATTTGTTTGTTCTCAGGAACATTGTCCAGTCATTCATCAACAATTTTCaggcttttttccctttctttttcttaaactatgaaaaaaattcatGTAGGGAAATGTGTACCATTTTAAAACCcagaaaatgggaatattaacaTGCTATGGTTTAGATTTCAGGATAAAAATAATACCCTTAAAATGGAATAGAAGAAAGAATGCAGTAAATATTTTTGAGACAGTTTTATGAGGAAAGTAATTgctttttttgtatatttcttcTCAAACCTCTAAATTGCCTAAGTAAGACTCTGTATTGATTTAATAAATGCAATTTTATGTGCTAAAAAGATGATCACTGTTCAGGAATTTGGAGTTGAATGAAGCCACCACCACTTTATGCACTaattttgttggttggttggtttgcagggcaatgagggttaagtgacttgcccagggtcacacagctagtaagtgttaagtgtctgaggctggatttgaactcaggtactcctgactccagggccggtgctttatccactgcgccacatagctgcccccccccctttttttaaaggagatgtgttattttattttattattttggtgaggcaattggggttaagtgacttgcccagggtcacacagctagttttaagtgtctgaggctggatttgaactcaggtactcctgactccagggctggtgctctatccactgtgccacctagctgcccccctatgcaCTAATTTTTATGAGATTGAGTTAAACTTTTTCAAGCTAATGTGTTAAAAGTGACATTTTAGAGGGTAATCTTCATATTGTTTGGGAAAACTATATCAACAAATAAATATTGAGTCCTAGGACTCATGGCTTCCTGTAATCAGAGTATTGAAGTCATTAGACATAATTATTTTACATGAGTATTTTGTAACCCACAGTAGCAGGATTTAGTTCCTTAGCTCAGACTGGACTTTGGCTTTTTTCAGATCTATTTTTATGTGGCagattgtagtcattgtgtagtAATGCAGTACTTTAAACTGTTTATTATCCAAGAAACATGAATATTCCTATATGCAACAAATAGAGACTTGTATATGAAACAGGGCCTCTCACATATCACTTCTTTCTAAAGTCTGTATTAAATTTAACCTGCCATCCTTGTCTGAATTCCCTTCTGAATgtgcttgttttaaaaatatttcattgacaCTTTGTTTCTGCATTCCAAGCACGATCCCCGTATTTCCCCCCAACAACCCTCTCCCAGGATGCTTTACTTTTACGGAGCCCTGGTTCGATGTACTTAATCATTCCTCCCAGATGTTATAGTGGGAGATAAATAGATTTGAAGCCAGTGGCCCTGGGATCCAGGCCTGGCTGTACCACTTCGGAGAGAGGATGAGATTTAAAGTTGGGAGAGATCTTTAAGATCTTCTcattgtggggcagttaggtggtgcagtggatagagcaccagccctggagtcaggaggacctgagttcagatttggcctcaaacatttaacacctactagctgtgtgaccctgggcaagtcacttaaccctattgcctcactaaaaaaaaagaaaaagatcttctcattgtacagatgaggaaactgaggcccgacaAGGGAGGGATGTGTGACTTAGCCAAAGTTGGGAAATAAGTAGCAGGGCCAGAAATTCCCAGATCTTCTTCCTGCCCAGCCAGGAAGTTACTAAATTAAGTATGTAAAgctctctgcaaaccttaaagcataggAATGTTAACTACAGTAGTGGTAGGATTGGAGGTGAGAGGGTGGGCATGGAGGGAGCAGAGAATGGGATCCTGCAATCAAACGAAAAAACAGATCCCTGTaggctgtatattgacttagaaaatgtcAAATTAACATTAGGGTATATTGCATTTTTATACATagtttattaaaaacatttcccAGTGACTTTTTAATCCAGTTCACCTAAGTCTGACACCTCTGTAGGGAACCCCTGATGAGGAAATTGCCtttgctgctttttaaaatttaatttttcaattaataagcatttattttctctccttcacacctctaattaaaaagaaaaaaaaagagagccattgctatatccatatctatatcttttCACAGTGAGGCAAACCCTTCCATAGTTCATATCCAAAAATGTGCATCTCATTTTGCACCTTGAATCCATAACCACTTCTGTCAGGAGGTGATCTGATGGAATCGTGGCATGAACTTTGCATGAATCAGTGttcttaagtctttgaaagttgacTTTGCAGTGTTGTCACTATATccttgttcccttgggtttgctTACTTTGCTCTTTTTTGCTTACTTTTCTCATTTACATTTCTTATGTCATAGTATCCCCTAGACATTCATATATCTTAATTTtatgatataaaattttaaagtatttgcaTATATAAACCCAGTATAGATACAATTAAAACTGGGGAAAGATCTATGCTGGTAATTTCCCTAAGGATCTCaattctaagatatataaggaattgaggGAAATGTATAATAGagtcatccccccaccccccagtggtcAAATAATATGAAAAGGAAGTCAACAGCTATAGGAAAAAGTATTATAAATCACTAATATTtcgagaagtgcaaattaaagcaactctgaggttctaccttaTACCCATTGTATTGACACAAagatgacacaaaaggaaaatgacacagAGGGGATGTTGTTgtctatccttcattctcaaagaggaccatgacatcagggtgatgttatgacttgcactgaattggatttaaataagggagggctgtgcaaggtcatcgacctccctctctcctccagagccatctgggtccagtggcaaggtatacatcaggacgattggagatggccccggatgaggtcaaatttgaactcaggtcctcccaaattcagggccagcactctatccaatgagtCATATAACTAACTGCTCcagaggggatgtagaaaaataggcATATTGGTGCTGTTATTAGCACTTTGAATTGGTACAGCCAGTCTTGGAAGCAATTTGTCATTATGCCCCAAAGTTAGTAAACTTTATTATACTTTGACCTAGCCACAGTCCACTAGGCATATGGTCCAAAACCatccaggaaagagaaaaggacccatatacaCAAAAGTATTTCTAAGAACCAATTTTGGGGGGCGGGTGCCTTCAATTGGGGTGAAATTTTCACTGCAGATCTATATCCATTCTGCAATTAAAGTCTTGGAGACTAAATAAAGGCGCTGCAGGTGGAACCTAAGGCCTTGCTAACTTCAAAAGCAGCTGTAACTGCTAGGCTAAGTTGCCTCTTATCTATAGTCATTAACAATCGTAGCATCACCTTTCCTTTTGAGCAACTCAATCGATTTCAAATACCCAAATTTAAAACAACTGAAATACATTTGGATGGAAATTGGGTTTTTATAGGCTTTGTAGTTTTCATACTTTGTAAGTTCTCATTTCTTGCCTCTGTCCTGGTTCTTACAGTCATACTCTCCTTTGTTGTCTTTAATGTGCTGTGGTCTGGGAATCCAGATAACCCAACTAATTGGAATTGGATATGAAGTGAGAATCAATAAATCCTGGGTATCTCTGCTATGAAGTAAGAGTacatggggaggggcagctaggtggtgtagtgcaaacaccggccctggagtcaggaagacctgagttaaaacctggcctcagacacttaacacttactaggtgtttgaccttggacaagtcacttaaccccaattgcctcaccaaaaaaagcacATGGAGTTTATGATATGGCTTTGGCATTTTGTTTCTAAATTCAAACTCAATTCTAGATAATTGAGATTGCCTAATTGGATGTGTCTTTCAAACAAATGAGGTGTTactccaaaaaaaatgtaaacttgtGTCCTCTAGGTCATATTTAGTATTTTTAAAgccttccttttacagaggaaatCAAGGAGGGTATTCTTTTAATAGTAAGCtaactatattttaaattattccatTGACAAAAATCTTAATTTCTAAAATAACTTCAGAACTCAAAAGAATTTCtagatgaatgttaaaaattgtctttatgtgtaactggggaaaaataaagtattattttaaaaagagagggaactcaaattaccaatatcaaaaataaaaagggtgaattcaccaaataaaatggaatcaatggggggcagctaggtggtgcagtagataaagcaccggccctagattcaggaggaccagagttcaaatccggtctcagacacttgacttactagctgtgtgaccctgggcaagtcacttaaccctcattgccctgcaaaaaaaaaaaatcattggctaataaaatttttctttaaatcttttgtggaaagtaagattcattaactgcttccccctcccccatcctcctctTTGATCATATTATATCTGGATCATTTTAGCTAGGGGAGGTGTGGGTGGGATCAGTAGTTGTGATTTTTTTATTAGCATTAATAATTTTCAGTGGATTTTAATTCTAGCAGTGATAATAGCCTTTGggccttttctcatttttttttttgtcactggCAAGCTTATTAAAGCTGTTTAGAAATGGGAATGTTTAAAACTTTGGTCCTGTGTACAAAAAGCATTTTCTACAAACTGAATATTTTCCTTGTTAAGAATTGAACTGTTTAAACTGACCTTGTTTTGGTTTCATGGAGAAACAACCTTCTATATATATTTCCGACTGGTCATTTCCCAACTTCTAAGAGACTGTAGTGTTTGGCAAtcaggcattattttttttttcaattctaagtATTTTGAGAAAGAAGGGTTAGTACTTATAGATGCTTCTTGGGATGAAACTGTCAGAGGATGTACAAActaaagagagagaggtaaaatagCAATAGGGAGTTAATTTTAGATTGTAAAATCTAATAAATATAGGACTACTCTGTCTTTTTGGTGGCaacattcttcctttccctttgagtttctttttttgttttgtgaggcaattgggggtaagtgacttgcctagggtcacacagctagtaagtgttaagtgtctgagggcggatttgaactcagatcctcctgaatccaggaccagtgctctatccaccgcaccacctaactgccccaatgcTGGGCACTTTAGAGAGCCGGCTTTTTTAGGTGTACGTATAGATAGAAACAAGCAGAGATGGCCCGAGCTTTCCCCTTCCTTGCAATATTGATTTGGACAGCTGTGCCCTTCTGATGTTTTTATTAGCAATGGAGTTGTCTTTGGTTTAGCCAGGAGTCAGTGAAGCATCTCCTaggtgtcaggccctgtgctaagtgctggggatgcaaagacaggcCAAAGACCATCCCATGGGGGAGATGAACAGCAAACAAGTGAACAAAGAATGTATACAGATAAAGTGTTGATGATGGACAGAGTTGTGGCACTCGCtttaaaggggatcaggaaaggcttcctgcagaaggtgggattttagctgagctAAGGAAGGGGCAGTAGGCATTGGCTTTGTTCTCCATCGCCTCCCACACGTCCCTAAGTAAGAGAATTTTGAGTGGGCAGTGGCAGAAATGTGGAGACCTGCTCCACTTCCCCATTCTTGTATGAAGAAATCTTAtgcctccaccccacccccccttgGCTGTGTAACCAGTGAGAAGCAGAACTTCTTGTAGAGAAGgaactccccctccccattcccgccccttccccttcctgaggTAGCTGCTGAGAAGATAGAGTTGGAGGTAAGCTTAACAACCCCCTCCACTTACTTCCCTTGTAGTTCAATCCACCCTAGCAGTTTTCTGGGCCCACGTTTTGTGGCCCAGCTGAACCAATAGGAGGGTTAACTAGTACCAGTTAGTTAACTGAGTCTTTGCTAGAATGCTCTCCAAGTTTTTCACtgtaatttttattctctttggaAAATTTTCCCAAGCATTTGTGGTGAGTTGGCACGTTGTCTTTTCTGTTTTCAGCTTGATCTGTGGGTGTCATGGGACTTCTTCGATTAAGTGTGGTGATTGTTCTTATATCCTTTTTTCCCCgtataaatatttgatttgttctTATATACTCTTAAGTAAAACTATGACATTTAGCTTCCACAAAGTAACATGTTAACTAACTTGATGTTCTCTCTTCACTCATCTCTGCTGTTCTTTAATCAAAGCAAATGTATTTTTGTCAAAGCAGAATTTGTCAGACAAGATGGGAAAAGGCTGCAAGGTTGTCGTTTGTGGAGCCATATCTGTGGGGAAAACTGCGATTTTGGAGCAGCTTCTTTATGGGAATCATGTTATTGGTAAGGTGGGACCTGGAAACCCCTTGCAGTAGTCGGGAGTCCTTCAGGAAACCTGATGTTTGGGATAAAAAATAGAAGTTGTGTCCACAGAGGCTCGAGGCCTGGATCATACCCGAAGTCATCGTAGGGCCTCATGGACGTCTTATTTGGGCACTCTGGTTCTGGTAATCACTGTAGACGGGTGGCAGACGTTTTGTCTAAGGCACATAATTTTTGAGGGAAGGAAAGCTGGTCACTGCCTTGAGATCAACGAAGAAGGCTCCTTAGTAAGAGAATTTAAGCCTGAGTTTGGAGAGACATCCCAGAACAGTACATTTATAAGGACTTATAAGGAAGACCTTGAAAGGGGCACAATGGCAGGGACAACTTCGGTTagggacatactgagtttgatcGGAAGAGAGACATCTGTGTAGCAATGGCGAGGAAGCCCTGGAGTGCTGATGAGGCTGCTCagtgaagggggagagaagaggacccagaggAGTCGGATGGGCACAGGAAGGCtgggaggggggatggggggaggctGGGGGCTCCTGGCCATCTGAGAGAAAGGCTCAGTGAGGGGTTCTTTAGCCTCCGTCCACTTCTGTTTTCTGTGGCTATGACGACCTTCCTTGTAACTGTAAGTACTTAGTTTTCCTCCAGTTTAGCCCTTTGTATTGTCACCATGAATGATGAAATGAATTCTGCGTGGCTCATAGCGACCCTGATGGGAAGTGCCAGGCTGTATGTCTCTTCTCTCAGCACTGGACTGGGGGCCTTTAGAAGGGATGCTCTGTGCTTGTCAGCATCAGGAAGATTGCCGAGTTCAGCAGTGGGGATGCAGACTCTCCCTTGGCTCGAACAGCAATTTTCCACATCACGGGAGTGGGTTTCAGCAATCACTGTTGTCAAAACATTCATGACCTTGTAGCTCCATTCAAGGGAGCCTGAGACCATTGTCCTTTGGCTGGTGCACACTGAAGGCTTTGCAGCTTGGTGGGATTCACAATCATAGCTTTGAAGCCCTGCCACCCCCCAGCAGGAGTAGGAAATTTTACAAGCAATTATTTgtgaaaacaaaggagaaatggAACGATTTCCAGCTTGTTTTCTGTCAAACAAcaggaaaggaaggcagggagacaGTGGAAGATGTGTACGTGGCATCGGTGGAAACTGACCGAGGGGTGAAGGAGCAGCTCCGCCTTTATGACACGCGGGGTCTGCAAGAGGGCGTCGAGCTGCCCAAACACTACTTCTCCTTTGCTGATGGCTTTGTGCTGGTCTACTGTGTGAATGACATGGAATCCTTTCGAAGGGTGGAGACGGTCAAGAGGGACATAGATCGGTTCAGAGACAAAAAAGAGGTGAGCAGCGGCTTTGTCAGAATGAGGAGTGGCTTCAGTCCAGCTGGTAGGTGGGATTTGTAAAACATAATTGTATTAGTGATCTTGTCATCAAAATAAAAATCTGTTTAGACTGTAAACCCCGACACAGGCCCCGGCCTCAGCCCTCACCAGCTGGCTGGATATTTGGTCAAGGGCATCAGaacctttactttttttcttttgtcccaTGCAGAAGATAAACAGGAATGACGTGGCATGATAAGCTACTCTGAACTCCTTTGAAGATGTCAGAAGGGCTGGAGCAACTACTTGTATTAGAAAAAATagggttggggcggctaggtggcgcagtggataaagcaccggccctggattcaggagtacctgagttcaaatccagcctcagacacttgacacttactagctgtgtgactctgggcaagtcacttaacccccactgccctgccaaaaaaaaggagaagaaatagggCTTGTCTCAGAGGCTGTCTAGGTCCAGCCCCTCCATGAAAGAATCCCTCCTCTGGTATACCCAGCAAATGGATTGTGCCCATCCAGCTATACCAAGACACGCATGCTGGCTGACTGGAAGCCTGACGTGTTGTTGTCCTTTTAGAACTGTGTTTGGCTGGGCTTGGGCGACAGAGGAGAGAACACAGTCAGAATGGTCTCCCTCCGTTCCTCAGAGAGCAGCAATAGAGGGGAAAAGATCAGTGTTTGGAAGAGAAATGGCCCTTACACACGTCTGGAAAGAGAACTGCAGGCTTCCTGCCCCATCTTTTCTGGAGTTATGTAGATTCTTTGGCAGGTTTTGCCTTTTCTGAAGCAGACTCCAACTCCTGACAGTAACCAAGAGTTTTCAGCCCCTTTTCCTGGTTTGTTTCCACATCGCCTTCAGTTCTTTAAATAATCATGCTGATCAGACTGCACGcttgtcttccttttcttccaatttAAAGTATATGAAGTGTTTTAACCCCTTTAGTCAAATATTGCTTAGAGAAGAGGTTTGAAGTTGTGGCCTAAAATGAATGATGTTTGGGGAATGGCAATGAACCCAATTTGAAGGTGCAAGTAACAGCAGCAAATTGTGCTCTCATCTTTTTTTAGTGACTTCACCCCTTTCTCCACTTAAAACTCTTTTCATATGGTCTTCTCTGTTGAGTTTTCTCAGTATTGCTACCTGGATgccagggaaaagagaaggggcaCCCTGGGAGCAGGGGCAGGGGATGTCTCGATGGCCTACTGAGCCGGAGCTTCTCTCTTGTGTTTATTAATTGCCCAAACTTTAGGCATATCTGTCCATACTAAAATGTGCTGTATTTCAGTCAGATTATTCATATTTTGATTCTCTGCATGACAACTCCAACCCCTTAACAGGGATAATCGCTAGTTGACTTTATTCTTCTGGTCTTCCATTGGTACCTATAATTAAGGTACCTCCAGAAGCTAATGGGTCCTGGACAGTGGAAAGCTGGAAGTATGCAGAGCAATGACTAGGGGGCCTCTTCCAGCCTACCTctgacccgcccccccccctttgccTGAAGGCACGCCCATCAGAAAACAGGCATCACTGCAGGTGAGAGCCGTCTTTTTGCATTTCAGGATGAGGGAGTAGGTTTTTGACCCCAGGAAGCAGAAGGAGCCAGGGCCTGTGTCCTTGCTAGGGTCTGGCTTAATAAATGTAcgtggttgggggcagctaggtggcacagtggatggagtactggccctggagtcaggagtacctgagttcaaatccagcctcagacacttaactagctgtgtgaccctgggcaagtcacttaaccccaattgcctcgcttaaaaaaaaaaaatgcacgtGGTTCTTCGCCTGACCAGACTCTTCAGTTTTGCACCGGGAGAGGTTGTGGTACAAATAGCAATtatcttcaacttttttttccttcttctttcaggTAGTAATTGTGGTCTTGGGAAACAAATCTGATTTATCTGAGCAAAGGCAAGTGGATGCTGACATGGCGCAGCTGTGGGCAAGGAATGAGCGAGTGAGACTGTGGGAAGTGACCGTGACTGACCGCAAGACGCTGATTGAGCCCTTCATCCTCTTAGCCAGTAAGCTCACCCAGCCCCAGAGCAAATCAACGTTCCCCCTGCCTGGAAGGAAGAACAAAGGCAGTGCCACAAATGACAATTAGGTGGTATCACAGTAAAATGGCGTCTGGGCAAACAATGGCCTCGTTCTGGACTCTGGGGAAGTGTGAACAGATCTAAAATCTTAAGCTGTGGCCTAGAGTGTGCGCCTTTCCCCTTGGGAAACAGGGCCAACCAGCTCTCCGAAAGCACTTTATATCCTTAATGTTATAATTTATAAagctgggtgggagggaggggagaggtcaaatggggaaggaggagagattgCCTGTCTAATGTGAAATCTTCATGCTGTAAATAGAGTTTATGTATTCATTTCagagcagtttttaaaaaatggtattgCCCTTGTGTTAGAGACCAAAAATAAAACGTGGGTGGCATAAACACAGCCGTGTAAACTTTGgattttctcctttcaccctcaaCCAAGGAGCCTTCAGGGGACGGATATGTCTGTCTGCTTCTCACTGAAGACACTTCATAATACATCATTAACTTGAGGACTACAGGTGGAGCATCTATCATCTAGTGCCTTCATGCCCTCTTCCTTCAGGAAACCTCCCCTTCCCACGCTCCTAATCTTACCCTGGTGTGGTATAAGGAAGGCCGTGCTGGGTCGGGAGGATGGCTCCGCCCCAGGGGAGCTTCATGACCTTCTCAGGGTCTGTTTGGTCACATCTGCCCTCACAGCCAgctcttgatcttgccatcagcAACAGGGGGCGTATAGTCACTGTCACAATGGCGGCTTGGGGACCAGGCAGAGCTGAGCTAAGGCACCTCGGTGTGCACACACATGGTCTGGAGATTGTTCCTTTTGGATTACTGTCCATTTGGGGGCCCCCAAGGGCCAGTGTTCTAGTATTAGAGTAATGTGGCCCCCAGAGCCTGGGGGGGCTACCTAACTAGCCATGTTACCGATCTAGGTCCTCATCATGGTTTTAACCTCAGAGGAAGCAACAGTAATTCTCCCTCCCCAGCCATGTGGCCGATAAGCCACAGTACCAGAGAATGGGcaacttattttcttcttctgtcttctGAAGATGGCTCATTCCATTTCAACTGTATTGAGAAGTAGAAATAACATATTACAATTTGATATAGCTCTTGAGGGCTACCATTACATGCTATTAGAGAACCAAAGGTTGCTTTTCTCCTGGGGCCACTACCTTCTTGCCCTCT
It encodes the following:
- the NKIRAS1 gene encoding NF-kappa-B inhibitor-interacting Ras-like protein 1 isoform X2 → MGKGCKVVVCGAISVGKTAILEQLLYGNHVIGKEGRETVEDVYVASVETDRGVKEQLRLYDTRGLQEGVELPKHYFSFADGFVLVYCVNDMESFRRVETVKRDIDRFRDKKEVVIVVLGNKSDLSEQRQVDADMAQLWARNERVRLWEVTVTDRKTLIEPFILLASKLTQPQSKSTFPLPGRKNKGSATNDN
- the NKIRAS1 gene encoding NF-kappa-B inhibitor-interacting Ras-like protein 1 isoform X1 produces the protein MLSKFFTVIFILFGKFSQAFVNLSDKMGKGCKVVVCGAISVGKTAILEQLLYGNHVIGKEGRETVEDVYVASVETDRGVKEQLRLYDTRGLQEGVELPKHYFSFADGFVLVYCVNDMESFRRVETVKRDIDRFRDKKEVVIVVLGNKSDLSEQRQVDADMAQLWARNERVRLWEVTVTDRKTLIEPFILLASKLTQPQSKSTFPLPGRKNKGSATNDN